The Brassica napus cultivar Da-Ae unplaced genomic scaffold, Da-Ae ScsIHWf_2163;HRSCAF=2816, whole genome shotgun sequence genomic sequence tgatttttttcataattaaccTAGATCAGTAAGACGAACCCTCGATAAAGCAAAACTCATCGCTCATTAAACACTTGGCTTACCTTAATTGATAGAAGGTTGCATGATGAAATGACAATTAAATGAACTTTTAAATGaacttatattttcatatagatTAGTGAACATAAAACAAAAGCTTATAAAGTTATAATTCATACGTATATATAGTAGGGAAATTGCAGCCAGTTGAATTAAAAGTATGCTTTCTATCATGCTTCTTCACCTCCTGTTTAATAAAGCTCAAGACCATTCATTACATGTAATATACTATAGCTAGTTTATAACCCTACAATAGTTTATATATCCACACCAAATAACTATAGCTAGTTTATTTAACCCAACAATAGTATACAACGATACCTTACCTGCATCTTGCCACAAAAGCAGTACATATCCACAGAAGAAACAATTGTGAACTAAAAGTTAAATGTGtccttttttgaaaaaaaaaatatcctgagaatcaaatttgatttgatCTTGAAAACAATACtttgtttaaaatatactaaaaagtaaaaactaagAAACGTTGAGGACAACAAATCTTAGAAAAGTAGCTGCTTTGTGTATTGCTAATAACATTTTTCGATGTTTTACGCTCTGAAAGTGTATCACACTACTTAACCCGAATTTAGAATATTTTCCGACTAATGTTAGGACTAATCATTTGTTACGATTTACCATATAAATCATTTGGATTGAATCTCGAATTCAGACTGACCAAGTAGTGATAGTTTAGTTTCTAAAGAGAATCGAACCCATAACTGATGTACGTTTTTTTCGGAACCGATTGGATCAGCCGACAGgcgttatcaaaaaaaaaaaatcttcaatgtTGGATCATGTGCGATGTCATAGCGTTGTATGATAATGCCAGCTAACGAATGAATTATCAAATACAAAGATAAGACAATGTATTGGCCGATGAATCatatatgtaaatttatattGGACTTATTAGTGTGAAATAAAGACATCATACTTTTCAACAAAAGTGTTCCACAAACAAAAATCTTATTCAAACATTAAGGAGTCATATGTGTATTACTATTATGCAGAAAACATAGAAATATAATAGTACAATTCGtataataataaagtaatcatGTCAAAATGCAGAATTTGTTTAGCCTCTCGCGATAACCCGAGGCTTTGAGTGTgtatacaaaacataaaacaaaagaaacttgAATTCATCACGAAGCACAAAGTGTGTAAAACACAACAACTATGAACTCTATGAAGCTGGAAACTGAATAACATGAAATTCAAGAGATTCCACCAACAAAAAACTTCAAGCTTTCACAAGCTATTTTATGAGGAAAGTAAAAACGCAGGAGATGAAGTTATAAGTAAAAAGCTAAAGCAAATGAATCAGATCTTCAATTGCAATGCTCCTGTGCTTTCTAAGCAGGAGTCGAAGAAGCATCGGGTTTCGTATCCAGCCCAAGTTCCTCCTCAAGTTTCTTCCACGCATTCAAGAAACTCGGAGGAAACTTCTTCTTCACCGTCCTAATCAACCCTTTAGCGTCATTCACCTTCTTGTTCCTCACCAACCCAACAGCCAAATGCTGCAAAGTGTTAAAATCAGGAATCTTGTTCATACCCACACTCTTCTTGAAGATCGCGTACCCTTGCTCATACAAACCACTGTCACACAGATGAAACACCAACGTCCTAAACGTAGCCGCGTTAGGAGCACACCTGTTTCTCTTAAGCCCTTCAAACACTTTCTTAGCCTCATCCAACATCCCCTTCTCGCAATACGCCGTCATAAGATAGTTGTAACTAATCGTATCAGGCTTCAAGCCCTTAACACTCATCTCCTCGATCAACTCCCATACTCTCTCAGGACCCTCTTTCTGAGCATTCATTAAACGAACGTTATACGCTGCACTATCAAATTCAATTCCTTTCTTAACCATCTCGTTCCACAAGCTCTCTGCTAACTCAACTTTACCATTCTTATACAAAGAACCTAAGATCGTAGTGAAAGCAATGGTGGTAACCTCCATGTTTCGTTTACCTTCCATCTCTCTCATAATCTCGATAGCTTTCTCCGGCGAGCCAGCGTCGCAATACGACTTAATCAATATCCCGTAAGAGACTCTATCGGGGACGATGGTGCTATACCTCTGaggcatttcgtcgaacagTTGGGGGACTTTCTCAAAGTTCTGAGAGTTAAGACACGCCGTTAGCAAGGCGTTGAAGGAGACAGCTGTCCTCGGCGTCTCGTGCCGACCCATCTCCTCGAAAGCCTTGACGGCGTGATCGAGCATCGAGGCTCTTCCGTAGGATCTGATGAGCGTGGAGTAGAAAGGCTCCTCCTTTATCCTCGGGTCGTCCTTGTGGGACTCGATCAGGGCTTCGATGTCGGAGAATCGGTTGCATTTCGCGAGGCGGCGGACGGTGAGCTCCTGGGCGTAGCGGGAGGAGACGGGGGAGGCGGAGTGGTTGGAGACGTTGGAGTAGATCTCGAGGGCTTTGTCGGGGTCGTGCTGTTTGCGGAGGATGCTCTTCGCTTTGGAGGCGGAGATCTTGGTGGACTCTAGGACGGTGGTCGCGGCATctccggtggtggtggtgaagcGGCGGAGGTGGCGGAGGGAGAGACGGGATGCAGCCATTTTGCAGAGGAGGTGACGAAATGTGGAGAGGGAAGGCACAAAGGGAGAagctttagggtttaagatttttgcaaaaaaaaaaaaatttattataaattgtaaaaatgattatatttaTGGTTTTACAACTGAccattttatttggtttatacAAGATCCATGTCTTCTCTCTTGCATCACActgaattattttgtttgaacaaTGTTAAaagttttctataattttttttcatattttattcgtttaatattttgagaaaaatatgaGTACAAAACCaacaattttacatttttttacctatgacagttttgtttttttattatcgTGTTATATAAGTCTACAgctaacatttttattaatcttATTAACGATTTAAATCGTACACTAATAGTTtgtaaacaattaattttgtgtaTTATGCTGTTATGAAAGTTTCCAATATAGAAATTTCTATATTAATCAGATAACTCATAATTCTTGTTCGGAAGCTCGCTAGGCGCTATTGTTCAGAAACTTGCTAGATGCTACGCGTGCGGTATATACGGACCTAgcgatttattaaaaatacGGAGAAAAATCGGAGAATactcgaaatttttttttgtatttttgatgTATAATACTCTACATACACAcgtataatacatatttatgtatatgaCTCAGCGTAGAAAGCATCCGTCCCAATTCACCACGTTCTACCTACGCATCTCGTATACTCGATCGAATAATCGGCTCCGCGGACAAGTTTTTGAACAGGgctcataataaattattttttttataattctagtAGAGTAAAAACATAACCTCTTGATTAAACAAGAGACTTCAAATACTCTTTAGAAATTTAACGTTCTTCAGGATCATTGAAATAATTATGATCAATGTCTACTAGAGAGAGAACAAAACAGGACTTCATTGGTAAGGTTTATAGCAAACAAAAGTATCAAAATCATATATTGGTCTTAAAATAACACAAAGCGTCTTTTAACTGAAGCAAAAAACTGAAGAGAACTTAAAGGTACTAGACAGCAAGCAAACAAACAAAGGATGAGCTTCAGGCTCCATACTCTCCCTGATCAAACTTGTCTTCTGGATAAAATACAGCAACCACTTCATTCCCTCCAAACTTCCTACCATTCATCCCGCTTCTTGCCCTCGACGAACCTTCAGTATCAACATACTTCAAGAACACCTGCATTCATTCCCACTGAGTTCAAGTTCtgcaagagagaaagatagagaggCGAGGTCTTTAGTACAAACCTTGCCAAGGCCTGGCACTGGCTCACCGCTGGGGCTAGGACGCGGAATCACAACGCTGGTCAACATACCTGCATTTTAAGAGTTAAACAACAAACATTCCAAATACAAGAGACATACAGAGACAAAAACGTTAGTTTTTAAAGAGTAGCCATTtgtgaaaaaaataagatatgcAGTCTCCAGTCTGAGTATGTTAGGTGCTGATTCTTTATAGCAAAAGGCTGTAAAACAGACATATACAAACCAAAGAAAACAGAGAGACAAATCAATATGCTTTTGttttaatctttatatatatctccaaaatggatataataaaatgcaaaataaaagaaatctcTTACCAAACTTTCCGCCTTCTTGTCTCATGTCTTCCATTATATCTTCAAACTCCTCATCGTCTTTAAGCTCATCCTCAGTAACAACTTGAGTCAAACATACAACTGTAGTTGCCACTGGACCCGGCTGGAACATATTCATctgcaaaaaagataaaaaagcaCACAAGCCTTGCAATTAATAAACCATAAAGAAACAAAGGTTGCTAACATAACTCAATTTTACCTGAAAAGCAATCTGCTGCTGTGCATGCAACAACACACTCTCCTGTTCAGGTTTTGGCTGCATTGATCCCTGGTTAGCGCGTCTCACAGTGAGAGTCTTGTCTCCCATTTTAATACCGTTCAGAGCAACGCAGGCAATATCTGTAACGGCGACATCTTGGTACACACAGAAGGCGTATCCTTTGGAGTTCCCAGTTTCTCGATCTTTGACGAGGTCAAACCCCTTTAGGGCTCCAAAGCTTTCCAGCAGCTCCCTGACTTGTGCCTCGGTGAAGTAATATGGAAGTCCACCGACGAAGATACGGTCTGGGCCTTCGAGACCGCCGGAAGCACCTGGAGTCAGACCAACAGCAGCTAAGTTTAGATGGGGACTGGGCTGGCTTGGGCCAAGAGATGCAGCTAGAGATGGGTTATAGTCACTAGGTCTCCTCACCTTCACTGGAGCTCCCTAGGaatgtgaaaaaaaaaggagattCAAATACTCTCCAACACCTAATACTTAGTAGAAGGgtgaatattaaaaaattgtacCTCAAATATAATGCCATCCAAGGACATTGCGTTACTAGCCTCTTCAACGGATCTCATCTCCACAAAAGCAAACTTCTTCTCGTGGTTTATGTAAACATTGACGACGGCATCACCTGGACCAGCGGTGTTTCCACCAACCGCAGCCATAACTTGACTAAAGAATGTAGCCACAGACTGCAATACAGGAAAGTAAATCAATGTTAATATCAATCAAACGCTGGAGTATAGTTCagtgggaaaaaaaaaacaaaagtggcTATCAACCTGTTCATTAGCCACAGGGGAAAGCCCACCAACGTAGACTCTGCGAGCATGCCTAGTCGCCTGAAGACACAGAAAGGTTAATAAGAAGACATGGTTAGCAACAGATAAATAGATAGCAGGTATAATATACTCAATGAAAATCAAAGCTGACCTGCTGTGTCATAGCCTGAATTGGCATCATAGGGAGTCCACCGAATGCCTGCAGGACATAGAATTAGCTTGAGAAAGAACTCAATACATAGTTGTTAAAAGGGTAAAGATAAAAGACCTGTCCAGTCTGTAAAGGGAATATGTTGGGAAACATTCCAGCCGGAGGAAGagttggtggtggtggaggaactTGGCCtacaaaaatgagaaacaaGATAATACATGAGAAGTGTAAATATAAGAAGACATGTTTTACCTTCCCTGAAAAAGCAACTGCGATATAATAGTAGACATCCGGCCAAATCTAATTCCACTAGAAAATCATTTGTGAACAAAACCAGTGATAGGTACTGAGGATGAGCAGTACCAATAAAAAAATTGCAGAAATTCCTCCTTGTATATAAGAGCTAACAGCCCACACCCAAATGTTGCCTTACCAAATAGAAAAGCAAACAAGAAACACAAAAGAACAACAAACAACCAAAACCTCTCAGTTCTAACGTTGTATCCCATGTAAAAATGAACAAGAACAGCCTATGTGCATTATGGGAATGAACTCTACATTATGCCAAATTAAAGAAGACAAAAAAAGGATACCTGTAACAGCAGCACCAGCAGCTAACATTGCAGAGGCTGGAGGTGCCATATCGAATCCACTGACCCGTTTGCTGCAAGAACATAGATTTGATGTAAGCTAAAAttcttagaataaaaataatcatttcaCAGAAGAGTAGTTAGAGCCAGGAAGATAAGTTACGTTTTTGATGGAGAGCGAGACCTTGATCTGCGCCTAGATCTATCCTTGGAACGCGAACGAGACCTATGACGGCGTCTATCTCCTCTGTCATCTCTACgcctataatttattttaaaacacacaaaaattagAATTCGAAAAGGATTTCATTTAATTagaaaagatagattagtagtCACCTATCATAGTCACGGTCACGGCTGCCTCTGCGGTAGTCATCATCGCGGTCTCTACTACCACGGTCTCTTCTATCACCACGGTCTCTACTACGATCCCTGTGGCGGCTACGACGCTCACGATCCCTGTCTCTACTTCTCTCCTTGCTTCTGTCTCTGCTTCGATCTACAGAtcccttctctctttctctgtctTTACTTCTTGAAGACTCTCTTTCATTGTCACGTGTTTCTCCCTACACAAGAATCCTCATCACTtacaacttatatataaatcaaactaaacaaaaaaaaaaacactacacATAACAAGTAAACTCAACCCCAAACTAATCTTCAATTcgctctataccctaaacccttacaATCTGCAGTTTTTAACCAGTATACTAAAAATCGATTCTTTATTGAATTCAATTACGCATCGAAGCTAATAAACATAGATTTGAATCTCTGAAAACAAATCCATTGAACAATCGGAAGCTGGAAGATTGTAGCGTAATCAAAGAGCATAAAGTACCTGAGATTTCGAGTCTGTTTGATCCTCGATTTCTCCGCCGCGGCCGCCGTTATCATCGGCCTCGAAGCCGTCAACAGCTGTCCCGTTTCCCTCGTGATCTTCGAAGTCAGACATAGTAACGCACGCTTTCACCGGAGATAGGGGGTTTAAGATAAGTTTCCTCTCTGTTTCTGCCGCCGAATTTGGACGAATggagaaacaaattttttttagggCAATTTCGATTGTTCTGTTATTAAATAAAGACGAGACCAACCGAAAGGGTAGTTTTGTCAGTGTCGTGTTTGGTCTTAAAACTCTTAATAAGGATTGCGACACGTCAGCAACGACAATTATTTcgcaaaaaaaaaggatatacGGCCCGGTCCGAATCCAAGCTACCCAGTCCGATCCAAGTCTTCATTGTGGCCAATCCATGTATGTTTGAGTTCACTAAatgaaaaccgaaccgatattgACTCGGTCATGATCGGTCCAACCGATTCGActgggttttaaattttaatttaattttagattaaacaattatatacatatatatgtataactataaatttattttataaaattttatatcattgtgagaaattaaaaatgatatgaaaataaaatggaaatttttaaaataatataaaatataatgaaaaatcATTTGTTTAGATGGATATTCAAAAAGTAATAcgattttttatgaatttttttttaaatttgcagtttttatatttttaattgaatttAAGAAAATCGGGTTTTCATATTGCATCGGATCCCAATTTTACCAAATTTCATCAATTTCTGACTAGATTTTCCGGTTTAACTCAAATCCAGTTTTTGTACAACACGAAACCAGATAGAAGACAGAATCACGTCTCCGGTCCTGTCCGGTTTTCAAACATTGACTAAACCTAATTTTGACTTTTGAGTAAgtgataaacattttaaaatagctTAATAATTCCTTTatgatttatatgtatattgtttac encodes the following:
- the LOC125600251 gene encoding pentatricopeptide repeat-containing protein At4g36680, mitochondrial-like, which codes for MAASRLSLRHLRRFTTTTGDAATTVLESTKISASKAKSILRKQHDPDKALEIYSNVSNHSASPVSSRYAQELTVRRLAKCNRFSDIEALIESHKDDPRIKEEPFYSTLIRSYGRASMLDHAVKAFEEMGRHETPRTAVSFNALLTACLNSQNFEKVPQLFDEMPQRYSTIVPDRVSYGILIKSYCDAGSPEKAIEIMREMEGKRNMEVTTIAFTTILGSLYKNGKVELAESLWNEMVKKGIEFDSAAYNVRLMNAQKEGPERVWELIEEMSVKGLKPDTISYNYLMTAYCEKGMLDEAKKVFEGLKRNRCAPNAATFRTLVFHLCDSGLYEQGYAIFKKSVGMNKIPDFNTLQHLAVGLVRNKKVNDAKGLIRTVKKKFPPSFLNAWKKLEEELGLDTKPDASSTPA
- the LOC125600250 gene encoding splicing factor U2af large subunit A-like isoform X1, yielding MSDFEDHEGNGTAVDGFEADDNGGRGGEIEDQTDSKSQGETRDNERESSRSKDREREKGSVDRSRDRSKERSRDRDRERRSRHRDRSRDRGDRRDRGSRDRDDDYRRGSRDRDYDRRRDDRGDRRRHRSRSRSKDRSRRRSRSRSPSKTKRVSGFDMAPPASAMLAAGAAVTGQVPPPPPTLPPAGMFPNIFPLQTGQAFGGLPMMPIQAMTQQATRHARRVYVGGLSPVANEQSVATFFSQVMAAVGGNTAGPGDAVVNVYINHEKKFAFVEMRSVEEASNAMSLDGIIFEGAPVKVRRPSDYNPSLAASLGPSQPSPHLNLAAVGLTPGASGGLEGPDRIFVGGLPYYFTEAQVRELLESFGALKGFDLVKDRETGNSKGYAFCVYQDVAVTDIACVALNGIKMGDKTLTVRRANQGSMQPKPEQESVLLHAQQQIAFQMNMFQPGPVATTVVCLTQVVTEDELKDDEEFEDIMEDMRQEGGKFGMLTSVVIPRPSPSGEPVPGLGKVFLKYVDTEGSSRARSGMNGRKFGGNEVVAVFYPEDKFDQGEYGA
- the LOC125600250 gene encoding splicing factor U2af large subunit A-like isoform X2 — encoded protein: MGDKTLTVRRANQGSMQPKPEQESVLLHAQQQIAFQMNMFQPGPVATTVVCLTQVVTEDELKDDEEFEDIMEDMRQEGGKFGMLTSVVIPRPSPSGEPVPGLGKVFLKYVDTEGSSRARSGMNGRKFGGNEVVAVFYPEDKFDQGEYGA